Proteins encoded together in one Camelina sativa cultivar DH55 chromosome 9, Cs, whole genome shotgun sequence window:
- the LOC104713373 gene encoding psbP domain-containing protein 4, chloroplastic: METALLRYCCVSFSSHPYHKKISAHRRVDGGETQSQRDERCATTTALSRRSLMASGFSLVSSTALAFPGEGLAVVKQGLLAGRVPGLSEPDDQGWRTYRRPDEKSGGHGVGWSPIIPYAFTVPQDWSEVPVSIADLGGTEIDLRFASPKEGRVSVIVAPVLRFADNLGDDVKIENIGPPAKVINAFGPEVIGENVEGKVLSSNVAEHEGRLYYQFELEPPHVLITATAAGNRLYLFSVTGNGLQWKRYYKDLKRIATSFRVV; the protein is encoded by the exons ATGGAAACAGCTCTGCTCCGGTACTGCTGCGTCAGTTTTTCCAGTCATCCTTACCACAAGAAAATATCCGCTCACCGCAGAGTCGATGGCGGTGAGACTCAGAGTCAGAGAGACGAGAGGTGCGCTACTACTACGGCTTTGAGTAGAAGATCGTTAATGGCGTCTGGATTCTCTTTAGTCTCGTCGACGGCTTTAGCGTTTCCAGGGGAAGGATTAGCTGTCGTGAAACAGGGTCTTCTTGCCGGTAGAGTTCCTGGTCTTTCCGAACCTGATGATCAAG GTTGGAGAACATACCGTAGACCAGACGAGAAGTCAGGAGGACATGGTGTTGGTTGGAGTCCTATCATCCCTTACGCCTTTACGGTTCCTCAAGATTGGAGTGAG GTACCTGTATCGATCGCTGATCTTGGTGGCACAGAGATTGACTTGAGATTTGCTAGTCCTAAAGAAGGCCGCGTGTCTGTTATCGTAGCTCCTGTTCTAAGATTTGCAGATA ACCTCGGGGACGATGTTAAGATTGAGAATATTGGACCACCAGCAAAGGTGATTAACGCGTTTGGACCGGAAGTGATCGGAGAAAACGTAGAAGGGAAAGTGTTGAGTTCAAATGTAGCAGAGCACGAAGGCAGACTCTATTACCAATTCGAGCTAGAGCCACCTCATGTACTGATCACTGCAACAGCTGCCGGAAACCGCCTTTACTTGTTTAGCGTCACCGGAAACG GGCTTCAATGGAAGAGATACTACAAGGATCTGAAGAGGATAGCTACTTCGTTCCGTGTTGTCTAG
- the LOC104713374 gene encoding peroxidase 13-like — protein MCRRIREDISILLFGPKMITVALLLVSFSFYGQLGYSEAQLEFGFYSETCPRAESIVRDVVQQAVTKDPGKAAVLLRLQFHDCFVEGCDGSILIKHDGKDDERFAAGNAGVAGFDVIDEAKSELERLCPGVVSCADIVALAARDAIVKAKGPFYEVPTGRRDGRIANVGHATNLPDVQDSINSLKSKFREKGLSDQDLVLLSAGAHTIGTTACFFVIQRLDAQDTTIDPKFFQILRSKCPHGGDVNVRIPLDWDSQFVFDDQILRNIKNGRGVILSDSVLYQDNNMKTIIDSYLETNQSSVKANFAADFIKAMVKMGAIGVKIGVQGEIRRLCNATN, from the exons atgtgccgTAGAATACGAGAAGATATATcgattcttttgtttggtcCGAAAATGATCACTGTTGCATTATTACtagtttcgttttctttttatggTCAACTAGGTTATTCGGAGGCACAACTAGAGTTTGGATTCTATTCAGAAACATGTCCAAGAGCAGAATCAATCGTACGCGATGTTGTTCAGCAGGCGGTGACCAAGGACCCCGGAAAGGCTGCTGTCTTACTCCGTCTCCAGTTCCACGATTGCTTCGTTGAG GGTTGTGATGGGTCAATACTAATCAAGCATGATGGGAAAGATGACGAAAGGTTTGCCGCAGGTAATGCGGGTGTGGCTGGTTTCGATGTTATTGACGAAGCCAAATCAGAGCTTGAACGTCTTTGTCCGGGCGTTGTGTCTTGCGCGGACATCGTTGCTCTTGCTGCTAGAGATGCTATCGTTAAG GCCAAAGGACCATTTTATGAGGTTCCAACCGGTAGGAGAGACGGTAGGATAGCAAATGTTGGTCATGCTACGAACTTACCAGATGTTCAAGATTCCATAAACTccttgaaatcaaaatttagagaaaaagGGCTTTCAGAtcaagatcttgtacttcttagTGCTG gtGCACATACTATCGGTACAACAGCATGCTTCTTTGTCATACAACGTCTAGATGCTCAAGATACTACGATAGATccaaaattctttcaaatcttgAGGTCAAAATGTCCCCACGGTGGTGATGTTAATGTCAGGATTCCTTTGGATTGGGACAGCCAGTTTGTGTTTGATGACCAAATCTTGCGAAACATAAAAAATGGTCGAGGTGTCATTTTATCGGACTCTGTCTTGTACCAAGACAATAATATGAAGACAATCATTGATTCGTACTTAGAAACTAATCAAAGTTCAGTTAAAGCTAATTTTGCCGCGGATTTCATTAAAGCCATGGTAAAGATGGGTGCTATTGGAGTGAAAATCGGTGTTCAAGGAGAGATTAGACGTTTATGCAATGCTACAAACTAG
- the LOC104713375 gene encoding auxin efflux carrier component 6, protein MITGNDFYAVMCAMAPLYFAMFVAYGSVKWWKIFTATQCSGINRFVSVFAVPILSFHFISQNNPYKMDTMFILADTLSKIFVFVLLSLWAFFFKSGGLDWLITLFSVATLPNTLVMGIPLLQAMYGDYTQNLMVQLVVLQCIIWYTLLLFLFELRAARLLIRAEFPGEAAGSIAKIQVDDDVISLDGMDPLRTETETDVNGRIRLRIRRSISSVPDSVMSSSLCLTPRASNLSNAEIFSVNTPNNRFFSGGGGSGTLQFYNGNNEIMFCNGDLGAFGFTRPGYGASPRRLSGYASSDAYSLQPTPRASNFNELDVNGNGTPVWMKSPVAGRIYRQSSPKMIWESGQRHVAKDHINVPEKEISFRDALKAAPHTTAAGGIASMEEGAAEKDTTPAAVIGKQEMPSAAVMVRLILTVVGRKLSRNPNTYSSLLGLIWSLISFKWNIAMPSIVAFSIKIISDAGLGMAMFSLGLFMALQPKMIACGTKKAIIGMLIRFISGPLFMAAASLLVGLRGSRLHAAIVQAALPQGIVPFVFAREYGLHPDLLSTLVIFGMIVSLPVTILYYVLLGL, encoded by the exons ATGATCACGGGAAACGATTTTTACGCGGTGATGTGTGCCATGGCACCACTCTACTTCGCCATGTTCGTGGCTTATGGATCGGTGAAGTGGTGGAAGATCTTCACGGCGACGCAATGTTCCGGAATCAACCGTTTTGTCTCGGTTTTCGCCGTACCGATCCTCTCTTTCCACTTCATCTCACAAAACAACCCTTACAAAATGGACACTATGTTCATCCTCGCTGACACTTTGTCCAAAATCTTCGTCTTCGTTTTGCTCTCTCTATGGGCCTTTTTCTTCAAATCCGGTGGTCTTGACTGGCTTATCACTCTCTTCTCAGTCGCCACTCTCCCTAACACTCTTGTCATGGGCATCCCTTTGCTTCAAGCCATGTATGGAGATTACACTCAAAACCTCATGGTCCAGCTCGTTGTTCTTCAATGCATCATTTG gTATACTCTACTACTCTTCCTCTTCGAACTCCGGGCAGCTAGGTTGCTCATCCGAGCCGAGTTTCCGGGTGAAGCAGCCGGGTCAATCGCCAAGATCCAAGTCGACGATGACGTCATCTCCTTGGACGGCATGGATCCGCTCCGTACAGAAACAGAAACCGATGTCAACGGTCGGATCAGGCTAAGGATCCGACGGTCCATATCATCCGTACCGGATTCTGTTATGTCCTCCTCCTTATGTCTAACCCCTCGAGCCTCTAACCTTTCAAACGCCGAGATTTTCTCCGTCAACACTCCTAATAACCGTTTCTTTAGCGGCGGGGGAGGAAGCGGTACGCTTCAGTTTTATAACGGTAATAACGAGATCATGTTTTGTAACGGAGATCTAGGCGCGTTCGGGTTTACTCGACCCGGATACGGTGCAAGTCCTAGGAGGCTCTCTGGTTACGCTTCCTCGGATGCTTACTCGTTGCAGCCAACGCCACGTGCCTCCAACTTTAACGAGCTTGACGTTAACGGAAACGGTACACCGGTTTGGATGAAATCTCCAGTCGCCGGGAGAATATACCGGCAATCTTCGCCTAAGATGATATGGGAGTCTGGTCAGAGACATGTAGCTAAAGATCATATCAATG TGCCAGAGAAAGAGATCAGCTTCAGAGACGCACTTAAGGCTGCACCACATACTACGGCAGCCGGTGGTATTGCTTCCATGGAAGAAGGAGCCGCTGAAAAAGACACAACTCCGGCGGCTGTAATAGGCAAGCAAGAAATGCCAAGTGCAGCTGTTATGGTGCGACTCATATTAACAGTCGTGGGACGCAAGCTTTCAAGAAACCCTAACACATATTCCAGCCTCTTAGGACTAATCTGGTCACTTATATCCTTCAA ATGGAATATAGCGATGCCAAGTATAGTGGCATTCTCGATAAAGATCATTTCAGATGCAGGTCTTGGGATGGCTATGTTTAGTTTAG GTCTGTTCATGGCGCTGCAGCCAAAGATGATCGCTTGTGGGACAAAGAAAGCGATAATAGGGATGTTGATCAGGTTCATCTCAGGTCCTCTTTTCATGGCTGCTGCTTCCCTTCTTGTCGGATTGAGAGGTTCTAGGTTACACGCTGCCATCGTACAG gCGGCTCTACCGCAAGGGATAGTACCGTTTGTGTTTGCGAGGGAGTACGGTTTGCATCCAGACTTGCTCAGTACATT GGTTATCTTTGGTATGATAGTATCTTTACCGGTAACTATTCTCTACTACGTGCTCTTGGGCCTATGA
- the LOC104715866 gene encoding alcohol dehydrogenase class-P-like, whose amino-acid sequence MESNVRSDVTEAWLARNCSKLFLFFFFSIPQGQTPLFPRIFGHEAGGIVESVGEGVTDLQPGDHVLPIFTGECGDCPHCHSEESNMCDLLRINTERGGMIHDGESRFSIKGKPIHHFLGTSTFSEYTVVHSGQVAKINPDAPLDKVCIVSCGLSTGLGATLNVAKPKKGQSVAIFGLGAVGLAAAEGARIAGASRIIGVDLNPSRFDQAKKFGVTEFVNPKDHDKPVQQVIAEMTNGGVDRSVECTGSVQAMIQAFECVHDGWGVAVLVGVPSKDDAFKSHPMNFLNERTLKGTFFGNYKPKTDIPGVVEKYMNKELELEKFITHTLPFSEINKAFDYMLKGESIRCIITMGA is encoded by the exons ATGGAGAGTAACGTACGTAGCGATGTAACAGAGGCTTGGTTAGCTAGGAATTGCTC aaaactctttctttttttttttttttcgattccGCAGGGACAAACACCATTGTTTCCTCGTATCTTCGGCCATGAAGCTGGAGG GATTGTTGAGAGTGTTGGAGAAGGAGTGACTGATCTTCAACCAGGAGATCATGTTTTACCCATCTTCACCGGAGAGTGTGGAGATTGTCCTCACTGTCACTCTGAGGAGTCCAACATGTGTGATCTTCTCAGGATCAACACCGAGCGAGGAGGGATGATTCACGACGGTGAATCAAGATTCTCCATCAAGGGCAAACCGATTCATCATTTCCTTGGGACATCCACGTTTAGTGAGTACACCGTGGTTCACTCTGGTCAGGTCGCTAAGATCAATCCAGATGCTCCTCTTGACAAAGTCTGTATCGTCAGTTGTGGTTTATCCACTGGGTTAGGAGCTACTTTAAATGTGGCTAAACCCAAAAAGGGTCAAAGTGTTGCTATCTTCGGACTCGGTGCTGTTGGTTTAGCCGCTGCTGAAGGTGCTAGAATTGCTGGTGCTTCAAGGATCATTGGTGTTGATCTTAACCCCAGCAGATTCGATCAAG CTAAGAAATTCGGTGTCACTGAGTTTGTGAACCCAAAGGACCATGACAAACCAGTCCAACAGGTGATCGCTGAAATGACCAATGGTGGGGTGGACAGGAGTGTGGAGTGTACCGGAAGCGTTCAGGCCATGATTCAAGCATTTGAATGTGTTCATGAT GGCTGGGGTGTTGCGGTGCTGGTCGGTGTGCCAAGCAAAGACGATGCCTTCAAGTCTCATCCGATGAATTTCTTGAATGAGAGAACTCTTAAGGGTACTTTCTTTGGGAACTACAAACCAAAAACTGACATTCCCGGGGTTGTCGAAAAGTACATGAACAAG GAGCTGGAGCTTGAGAAATTCATCACTCACACATTGCCATTCTCAGAGATCAACAAGGCTTTTGATTACATGTTGAAGGGAGAGAGTATCCGTTGCATCATCACAATGGGTGCTTGA
- the LOC104713377 gene encoding uncharacterized protein LOC104713377, with protein MDSICCFRPNQSCLRISVLPAFCISTLSAVNRFRSTTSLRFRFPAPPFPRIPNSSFVTHAKKSKRKTSIVEPNPNKVEESLFQDDEEEEDELLLPEEIQDELLTDGEYDEDDDDFEFDESDEEELYAGDGGGGGGIKLAGTLWDKEALALAESVCESFDGELGIYAFKTLPNSTIQVRIERLTTKFGSPTMEDIEAYSTIYRAKLAEAELAKSIPDNISLEVSSPGVERVVRVPQDLDRYKDRPMYVRYTNEDSETEGDGIFRLVSFDVETKRCVWGIADIRVNREKAGKGRPLIKKQREWRLDTAFESLRLVRLHSEC; from the exons ATGGATTCGATTTGTTGTTTCCGACCGAATCAATCTTGTCTTAGAATTTCAGTTTTGCCTGCTTTCTGCATAAGTACTCTTTCCGCCGTCAATCGTTTCCGTTCAACGACGAGTCTTCGTTTTCGATTTCCGGCGCCGCCGTTTCCTCGGATTCCAAACTCTTCCTTCGTGACTCACGCGAAGAAGAGTAAGAGGAAAACAAGTATCGTTGAACCTAATCCGAATAAAGTCGAAGAATCTCTCTTtcaagatgatgaagaagaagaagatgagctacTTCTTCCCGAAGAGATTCAAGACG AGTTACTAACGGATGGTGAATACGACGAAGACGACGATGACTTTGAATTCGATGAGAGCGATGAGGAAGAACTCTAT GCTGGAGatggaggaggtggaggaggcaTTAAACTTGCTGGAACGTTATGGGACAAAGAAGCATTGGCATTAGCTGAGAGCGTATGCGAGTCTTTTGATGGGGAGTTAGGCATTTATGCCTTCAAGACTCTGCCTAATTCAACCATACAAGTGAGAATCGAGCGGCTCACTACCAAGTTTGGTTCCCCAACGATGGAAGATATTGAAGCATATTCAACAATCTACAGAGCAAAGTTGGCTGAAGCTGAACTCGCCAAGTCTATACCGGACAATATCTCTCTAGAG GTTTCATCTCCTGGTGTCGAAAGGGTGGTAAGAGTTCCGCAGGATCTTGATCGGTATAAGGATAGGCCCATGTATGTGAGGTACACTAACGAGGACAGTGAGACTGAAGGTGATGGTATTTTCAGGCTGGTTTCTTTTGATGTGGAAACCAAAAGATGTGTTTGGGGGATAGCTGACATTCGAGTAAACCGAGAAAAGGCAGGCAAAGGCAGACCTTTGATCAAGAAGCAAAGAGAATGGCGACTCGATACGGCTTTCGAGTCTCTACGGTTAGTCCGTTTGCATTCTGAATGTTGA